A single window of Myxocyprinus asiaticus isolate MX2 ecotype Aquarium Trade chromosome 34, UBuf_Myxa_2, whole genome shotgun sequence DNA harbors:
- the LOC127424824 gene encoding tribbles homolog 1-like: MSVQWIHNPVPGRHGHKRFDTDEPVAKCPRLSESSADAGLLGSSPGSPVSGAPLSVTPTHQGPTRIGQLLLVPLTDRPGVHSALDMDTGEELVCKVFDMSQYQQKISSYSMLSKHKNIAQIKDIVLGERKAYVFQEKDFGDMHTFVKSSKRLPEDLASKLFFQVASAVNHCHQVGIVLGDLKLRKFVFSNEKRTHLMLEGLEDSHILSGEDDSMCDTHGCPAYVSPEILNGGGSYSGKQADAWSLGVMLYTMLVGRYPFHDPDPATLFSKIRRGTYCLPEGLSLRARCLLRSLLRKDPSERLTAAEVLIHPWFNGKIQDTGNAGNEVILREQTVPQIEVGQDEDLFS; this comes from the exons ATGAGTGTGCAGTGGATTCATAATCCGGTACCGGGAAGACACGGACACAAGCGCTTTGACACGGACGAGCCAGTGGCCAAATGTCCCAGGCTCAGCGAGTCTTCGGCTGATGCGGGTCTTTTGGGTTCCTCGCCGGGATCTCCGGTCAGCGGAGCTCCTCTGAGCGTCACTCCAACCCACCAGGGTCCCACTCGCATCGGGCAGCTCCTGCTGGTTCCCCTGACCGATCGACCGGGGGTGCACAGCGCTTTAGACATGGACACAGGAGAGGAACTGGTCTGCAAG GTGTTTGATATGAGCCAATACCAGCAGAAGATAAGCTCCTACAGCATGCTGTCAAAGCACAAGAACATTGCACAGATCAAAGACATAGTTCTTGGGGAGCGCAAAGCCTATGTGTTCCAGGAGAAGGATTTTGGCGACATGCACACATTTGTAAAAAGCAGCAAGAGGCTTCCTGAAGACCTGGCCTCCAAGCTTTTCTTCCAGGTGGCATCCGCAGTGAACCACTGCCATCAAGTTGGCATTGTTTTGGGGGACCTCAAGCTTCGCAAGTTTGTGTTCTCAAATGAGAAAAG GACCCATTTGATGTTAGAGGGTCTTGAGGACAGCCATATTCTGTCTGGTGAGGACGACTCGATGTGCGACACGCACGGCTGCCCAGCATACGTGAGTCCTGAGATCTTGAATGGTGGAGGGAGCTACTCAGGCAAGCAGGCTGACGCGTGGAGCCTCGGCGTTATGCTGTACACAATGCTGGTGGGCCGCTACCCTTTCCACGACCCGGACCCCGCTACTCTGTTCTCTAAGATCCGCCGGGGCACATACTGCCTCCCCGAGGGGCTGTCTTTAAGGGCACGCTGTCTACTTCGCAGTCTGCTCAGAAAGGACCCCAGCGAAAGACTCACCGCTGCAGAGGTGCTTATTCACCCGTGGTTCAATGGCAAAATACAAGATACAGGAAATGCAGGAAATGAAGTCATCCTCAGAGAACAGACAGTGCCCCAGATAGAAGTGGGGCAGGACGAGGATCTTTTCTCCTGA